Genomic segment of Panicum virgatum strain AP13 chromosome 2K, P.virgatum_v5, whole genome shotgun sequence:
TTCACTGAAGAAGAGGTGTGGAGCACCATTAAGCAGATGTCTTCAGATAAAGTGCCTGGTCCTGATGAATTCACAGGTCGTTTCTATAAAACTTGCTGGCCCATTATAAAGGAGGACATCATGGCTGCCATTTCTGCAATCTGGAGTAGGAAGCTCGTTAATTTTGGGACTCTCAACTCAGCATACATCACTCTACTTCCCAAGAAGGAGGATGCAGATCGGCCCAAAGATTTCAGACCTATAAGTTTAGTTCACAGCTTTGCTAAATTAGTCACCAAGTTGCTGGCGAATCGCCTTGCACCTAAATTACAGGAAATGGTCTCACCTGTCCAGAGTGCCTTCATCAAGGGACGCTTCATTCAGGATAATTTCATGTTAGTGCAACAGACTGCCAGATATCTTCACCAACAGAAAGAACCTTGCATACTGCTAAAGCTGGATATCTCTAAGGCCTTTGACTCGGTGTCATGGCCCTTCCTCCTCGAAATCTTGCAACATTTGGGGTTCGGACAGATTTAGCGGGATATAATCAGTGGGCTTCTCTACACTTCAACCACTCAGGTATTATTGAATGGAATCCCTGGTGATCACATCTCTCATCGTCGAAGACTACGACAGGGCGACCCCCTCTCGCCAATGCTTTTCATCTTGGTCATGGATGTGTTGGGGCATATGATCTCGAAGGCTGCCAATGAAGGACTGCTACTGCCTTTATCTAGAAGGGCGTTCAAGCACCGTGTCTCCATGTATGCGGACGATGTGGTGCTTTTCCTCCGCCCTGCCGCTGAGGACATTGAGATTACCATGGACATCCTTAACCTTTTTGGGGAGGCAACGGGGCTCAAGACCAACCTGCAAAAAAGCAATGTACTGCCCATTAGATGCGAGGACACAGATATATCAACTGTTCAGACTTTGCTCCCATGCGCCCTTGTGGATTTTCCATGCAAATATCTTGGCTTGCCTCTTTCCCTAAAGAGACTAACCAAAGAACAAGTGCAGCCTTACATCGACCGAATTGCTGATCAACTTCAAGGATGGAAAGCAAACCTAATGACTAAGGCAGGGAGAAGGGTCCAAGTACAGTTTGTGCTTACTGGAATGCTCATTTACCTCTTCATGGCTGTTGAGTTTCCAGCATGGGCAATCAAAGCGATAGACAAAATTCTGTGAGGATTCCTTTGGAGAGGCCGCAGGGAAGCACGTCGGGGCCATTGCGTGATCGCTTGGCTCAAAAGTATGCCGGCCCAAAGGACTTGGTGGACTCGGAATTTCAGACCTTAAGACACTGGGATGGTCACTGAAGATGCGTTGGATTTGGCTGCAAAAAACAGAGCCCAACCGTCCATGGGCGGACTTCAACATACATATGCCCGAACAGATTAGAGCTTTTTTCGCAGCAGCCGTTTATACGGAGGTTGGAGACGGCACTACTACTCTTTTTTGGACAGACCGCTGGCTCCATGGTCAGAGTATTGCTGACCTGGCGCCTCGCCTTATGGCTGCTATCCCAATAAGAAGACGCAAGAAAAGAACAGTACAAGAAGCTCTTGTCAACCATGCTTGGGTTTCGGATATTCAAGGTGGTCTCCCTGTTGGAGTTCTCATAGACTACCTTCGGTTGTGGGATATTCTGTCTAACTTCCACCTACAACCTGAAATGGAAGATAAACACATATGGCGGTTTTCAGCTAATGGGCAATACTCTGCGAAGACAGCTTATGAGGGTTTCTTCCTGGGGGCAACTGTTTTTAGACCTTGGGAGAAAATCTAGAAGACTTGGGCTCCCGCCAAATGCTCTTTCTTTATGTGGCTTGTTGCCCATAACAAATGTTGGACTACGGATCGCCTAGCAAAAAGAGGCCTCCCTCGTCCTGATCAATGTCCTATGTGTGACCAAGAATCAGAGACAATTAATCATCTCCTTATCGGCTGCCCTTTTGCAAGGGAATTCTGGCATCGCTTCCTCTCACAGGTCGGCCTGCAAGCTCTCTCTCCGCAGCTTTTAGATTCATCCTTTTATGACTGGTGGGAGAGGATCACCATTGACTGTAGTGTTCTAGTGCTTCAAGGAATCAACTCTCTTATCATTATTGGGGCTTGGACTATATGGACTCAACGAAACAATTGTGTCTTTGACGGAGCCGCTCCTGATGTGGCTCGGGCTCTTATTCTGTCCAGCGAAGAAAGAAAGTTATGGTCGATGGCGGGGGCTCGAGGAATTTCCTTCCTTACTGCCTCTACATTAGTGGAATGAAAGGAGGGGCGCTGGTGGTCGTTTTTTCTTTCTATTCTTGTCAACAGGCGCGATTGTTTTAGGATTCCTGTGGGCGGGTGTGTGAGTGCTAAGATGTGTGTTCCGGTGTGGGTTTGGTGTTGAGTTGTGTCTTTGTGTTGCTTTGTATTTTCAGGgatctttccctttctcttcttaatataatgaagCGCAGTTCTCTTGCGTCTTTCGAGAAAAAATGCCATATAAAGAAAAAACAAACCATATATATACCCACAACATTTCTCTTGATAGAGAATAGGCCTCACTCCATTCCACCAACATAGCATCATAGAGCCATAGATAGAGAACATAGATATTCACATTGATCCATAGAGAATATATAACAAACTAACTAGAGCATAATCAATTAGATCATATTGTATTAGTTGTGGATCTGAATTTTTAAGGTGGAGATAGAATAAATAACAAGTTAAAGCTCGTAGCAAACCACCGCTACGTTTACGCTTTAGGCGCGATCCGAGGCACTACCACCTGTTTGATAAAGCAAGATCAGATAACAACTCATACCAATAAGCATTCAAATAAACAATGCGCTcctacacccccccccccccctccccaaaCCATCGTCCAACCCAAACATCGAAAAGGTCACAAGGAAAATGCAGCACTGCTGCTTCATATTTTTGTATCTTTTAATTTACAAATGGTATGACTGAAAACGAGCACACTTTAGAAAACCAAGGGAGGGACCTAAAACTCTGTGCAGCTGCTATATTTTAACATGACATCAATAGGGGGTCAAACTGCAGCTAAAAGTGAAGAACAGAATCTGTCTCAAATTCTGGGCAGCAGCATACAAAAATCCATATCTCCCAAACCTGTTGTCCAAATATTCTCAAATTTTGACAGCATGTACATCTctggaagaactacaactttgTTATTATGGGTTTCCTCTAATTCCATGGTTAAGTTCGTCTAACACACCTCTGAACATCTACTATCCAAATCTGGACAATCAGGGACAGCGCCCAAACAAAAATCAATAACTAATGATATACTCCAccaaaaaatgtgaaatttttacagcagctagATCCCATAAAcctctacaaattttgtataaTCCACCTTCGGAGGAAAAATCGTTTAGATTGCCAAAACTGCAAGGACAGCAGCACTGCCCGAGCTACAGAACAGCAAACCTCAGATCGGCCTTCAAACCGTGTTTTCCCCCACTAATTCACTAATTCCCATGACCAAGAACCCTCTAAAAACATCAGTTAGCACTTCTAAAAAGGATTCACCTTACCTTGCTCGTTCCTCAAACCTAGGGCTGCGGGATTGAGGTGGGGAAGAGCGAGTCTACTCCAAAGATGCACCACATCTTGATCCTTCCCTCCTCCTCAATccatttttctcctttttcccttgcttattgctgctgtggtggaggttctagagaggagggaggtgctgaggagagggagagaggagttccTCGAGGAAGAAcgaagagagaggggggggggggggggacggcgCTGGAAGGGGCTCGGCGCCCCGTAGGGTTATGGGGAAAAGGATTTGGACTTGGGCCAACGAGTGGGCTGGTTGGATGGCTCTTGGCCCAATTTGGTTTGGACCTCtattaaagtttttttttctcttcaaaATATTTTGGTATTACACTTGACATACATTCAGTACTGCTTTTGCCTCTCAGTTactgtcaaaggatcaaggaaAGGAACAATGATCCCGGGTGATCTGTCAGTTTCTGCTAAGAACAGTGTCTGAAAAttagggatgtaaatggtacgAATATTTTCCGACCGTATTCGACTTCGATCCGGTATGAAACGGTTTTTATCCGTCCGTATTCGATTCCGAGTATCTAATATCCGTATCCAAATACTCAAAAgttgcatttttatgatgtcgatatccATTACAATTTTATCCGGCAAAAACTAACACTATCTATATCCGACTCCATATTCGAacacaaatatgaaaacaaatacgataTTAATAATATCCGTCTTTATCCGATTCATTTACATCCCTACTTAAAATCGTTTGCACGGTACGTTCTTGGATATAGAACTGTGAGAATACTTGCTAGCTATCAGTTCTCCGTGATGGTAAAAACTCTGATGGGGTGAGCTCCTGACATGCAGTCTGATTGTTGCTCATAGCACTCGTGTCGCGGCCGAACCTTGCACACAATGCCGGAGATAGAGCTTCTGCATCGGGCGGCCCAACCAAAGCCCACCTTCTGGACCTTGGCACTCGCTGGAGGCCCAACAAGGCAGGCCAGCGTGAAAGTGTAAGTTGAGCACTAGAGAGCTCCGTTCTTCCTTTCGTCTTTTTTTACTTAGTAATATATAGTCTACGTGATCCACTCGTTATATACTATATTGATCTTTTGCTTTAACATTTTAAGAAACTACAATAAGTACTGCCAGACCTAGCTCAACATTACATGTTGTGTCGCCCAATGCATGGTGCTGTTGGGACTTAATTGAAGTACCATATGTTTCCCTAGTAACTATTATTTGTCAGATTCTTTCCACAATGATTTGTAAATCcagattgtttcaaataaaaaaaatcaagaacaaAGTCTCAGATCTCATCACTAGCAACAATTCAGTTCAGTCAAAGATATGTGATGTTTATTATTTGTCTGGATATCATAACCACTTTCTGTAACCCATGGCAAGGTGCATACCTACAAGTTGCCCGCTCATTATTCCCAACAGAAACAACAGTTCTCATCTGGAGTCAACAGCTAATATTCAGTTGACGAATTCTATTCCCGTGAACGGCTCCCCTGAATGAAGCTGGAGGGCGGTGTCGCCAACAGACTGCACAAGGCAGAGCAGAAGTTAGTAACATGGAATCGGGAcacacaaacaggcaacaaCGTGTTTGCGACATGAAGTGCTTTCTCCATACATCACAAGGCAATATGCAATAAGCGGCGACCGTAATTCGAATATATAGTGCATTATAGCAAGAACTTAGCTTTACAGTCCATTTTGTCACTTGCTACCATGAATGGTTATTCCATTGACACAAATGTATATTGCAAAACTGTAAGTAAATAGAAATTATAGGATTATTGAAGTTGAACCCACAAGGAAAATCACGTGAACACACAGTTGCACCAGCACAGTTGTACACCCGTGCATAGGGAACTAGGGATGCAAGTCCCACCTTTTTTGGATcattgggtcgacccaaaacTTAATGAAATGAACTAGAATGGCATGCTACATAATCAGGGAGAGAAAATGAACTAAAATGAGAAACCCCAAAACACCAAtgggtacccacttgcatccctgCCCGTGCGTACTCACAGTATCATGAAAGACCTTCATGACAGTACCTTTTATATTCAGAAAAAGGTTCTTGTTATGTGATACTTCTAATTGCGTAAAGAGGATTCTTTTCCCCATAGCGTAGTGTTTTCATCTGACCTATGGAGACTCTACAAACATGTCACCTATCCAAGACAGAGAAATTTAAATGTACAGTTCATACTGATATTTAACTGTAGTACTAGACAGTACTCAAGACAAATAGATGAAAATTAAGTAATGCAAAGTAACATGGGCCTTGCAAGGCACGAGAACAAACCTTTGCCATCGTTCTGTAAGAATATTCGGTGACTCCAGCCACGTGTGGTGTTATAATAACATTTGGGAATTTCAGAATAGGATCCTCTGGATCAAATGGCTCCATCCAAGCAACATCAATGCCCAAACCAGCTAAATGACCTGATTTGAGGTGATCAAACACAGCATTATAGTCCAGTAGGCGCCCTCGCGCAATGTTGATCAGATATGATCCCTGCGTGAACGTAAAGGTGATTCAAGTTAATCCATTGAGACATCCAGAGCATAATGATTATCCAACATTACTTTAATATTCTGATCTGCAAATGATTATCTAGTAAAGATGTCCTCAGCAGTATTCAGTATGTTGGAAACAAGCATTTACCTTTTTCATTGACGAAAGGAACTTGTGATCCACAATTCCAGCCTGTAAAAATGATTACACCCTAATCAAGTCAGGTAGAGGCCATCTGGAAGAAATCTAGAAAAAAGTGCATCAAGAGAAGTATTAACTGTTTCATTGTTCAAGGCCATGCATGTTATAACAATGTTTGCTTCTCCAGCAAAATCATACATATCTTCTGGACCACCTTTCTTGTCAACCATCTCATCAACATCTGCACTGGAATGTTTTAGGGAAGTGGAACAGAACAGAAAATATTTATACACGGTGTTGTAGCTTACCACATGGCAATGTATCTGATGACCAATTTCTTTTGGTAGCAAGAACTTTTACTCCAAAGGGTCTTAGCCTCTTGGCAACTTCAACGCCAATGGCTCCAAATCCTAGGACAAGGACCTACACAGTATAACTACAGGAATGGGATATTTTCCCATGCAAAGTAGACCAATGAAGCAACAATGTAGACACCACGAGCATACTGTTTTTCCAAATAATGTTTCTCCAACTGGAACGCCAAGGTCTGTCCGATTCACAGCAGTGTCCATCTCCTTCTGCAAGGTAAATGCCCAATGTTAAACCATGGGCAGTCCATATGACAGGCTCGGACTTATGATTATCTAGTAAAGATGTCCAAATAACAAAAACTAGGAGGGTATGACTACGCATCCTCTACAGTATGTACATGATAAACCAAAGATTAGTTCAATGGCCTGAAATTTTGGTTACTAAAATAAGTAGAGGAGACACCTGAACTAAAAACTACTCCCTGTGTTCCCATATAGATGTCACTTTGGTATACACATTCTAACCTTTAAACTTTGAAGACTATTACTATTGTAAATTAAAGTTATTATGATTTACAGAGGGAAATGATACTGGTTGAAGTATCATCCATTTTCCATATAGATTTATACTTCGTATATTTGcctatctattatttgagaagtcaacAATTAAATTCTTATGTCAAATTCTGTAAAAAAGTTAAAGACACCATCTATCCAGGAACAAAGGGAGTAGTTTTACAATCATCAATGTGCAACATATTTTTTGCAGCATTACATTCCTTTATGCCTAAAAAATGCATTCTAACTAAGTTATGATTTATGAGGGTTTGATAATGTGTCAGTGCTAGATTTCGTGGCAGCTGCCTAACTGCAAATAGAAAAGGGGGGATGTCTCATATAATTGTTGCAAATTTCAGACCAAAAGTTCAACTTGGACTTTTTGTGTTTGGACAGAACTTGCAGGCCTGAAACTCAAAACTGGTAGCTAAAAACATTATTTCTTTATTACTCATCTATAGAATACCAAAAAAATTTAAACACAGGTTAAATGAAGGACCTAGTGCTGCAGAGTAATTACTTGCTTGCATCAATCAATCCAGGGCCAACCAAGATAGTCACAGGAAACGAGGTTGAAGGTACCATTCCTCGACCTGGGATAGCAGGGTCATTTTTGTTCCCGCCAAGGACCAGTCATGATAACTTGAGAAGTGTACGCATTATAATGTTTACGACAATAAAATTGGTGTTACTAGTTTTTAATGTTTGATAACCAGGAACCATCTCAATTATGCAGCTGAACCCCAGGAGGGAAGCTTGGCATTACGCCGCTTGGATTGAAATGGTAAAGATACATGGGTTGCTTACAAAAGGATGGCAACTGCTTATATAGAGCAGGGCCTCAACCAGCATATTCCTTGCATAAAGCAAGATGCTTAGACTACTTGAGAACCAAGGCATCTCATGATCAACTTGAGAGCCAAGGCACTCCTAATGATAAAGCAAAAAGTGCATAAAGTAAGATACAAGTGCTAGCTTAATACTGTCAATCTCCCCCTTAAGCCTAGCACTAGGTGACCTGCTTCAAACCAAccttcctcctcatctcctGGAACTTGGCCTTTCCCTGTGACTTGGTAAGAATGTCAGCGAGCTGGTCAGCGGTGGCGATGTAGATGGCCTTGATGCTCCCTTCTTCCAAACAGTCCCTGATGAAATGGAACTTCGtccggatgtgcttgctcctaTCGTGGAAGACAGGGTTCTTGGCTAGAGCTAGAGCAGACTTGCTGTCTACCTTAAGCTCCACTGCCTCCATCTTCCTGCCCAGGAGCTCCCCGAGCAACCTAGACAGCCACAGCGCTTGAGTTGCTGCGGTGGTGGTTGCAATGTACTCAGCCTCGCAGCTGGACAGTGCCACCACCCTTTGCTTCACGGACTGCCAACTGACCAAGCAATCTCCCAGGAAGAACAAAGTCCCGCTGGTGCTCTTGCTTGTATCCACGTCGCCGGCGAGATCACTGTCGCAGTAGCCAATGAAGCGCGCAGTGCCTGGAGCCCTCTTGTAGTACAGACCGAAGTCCAGGGTCCCGGCCACGTAGCGCAGCACACGCTTGAACGCCTGCAGGTGCTCCGCCGTAGGCCGTTGCATGAACCGGCTCAGGTACCCGACGGCGAACGCGAGGTCCGGCCGAGTGTGGACGAGGTACCGCAGGCTGCCGACAAGCCGCCGGCAATGCGTGGGATCCACTTCCTCCGCCTTGCTCTCCCGGCTGAGCCGCAGCTTCTCCTCCATTGGTGTGGCGGCTGGATTGCACCCCGCCATTCCTCCCAACTCGAGGATGCGCTCGGCGTAGCGAGCCTGACGAAGGACGATGCCCTCGGCATCTTGGCGCACCTCGACGCCGAGATAGAAGCAGAGGAGGCCGAGGTCACTCATGTCGAAGTGCTCCTTCATCGCGGCCTTGAAATTCTCCACCTCCCCCTGATCGGCGCCGGTGATGATgaggtcgtcgacgtagacGCCGACGAGCAGGACAGTGCGCCCACTGCCCCGCCTATACACCGTCGCCTCATGCGCGCTCTGCGTGAACCCCATCTTCAGTGTGGTGTCCAGCTTCGCGTTCCAGGCGCGCGGTGCTTGCCTCAGCCCATAGAGAGCCTTGCGCAGCCGGTACACCtttccttcttctccggcgatgACGAAACCAGGCAGCTGTCGTACGTGCACCTCCTCCTTGAGGTCGCCGTTGAGGAAGGCGGACTTCACGTCCATATGATGCACCTTCCAACCTTCCTGCGCCGCCAGTGCGAGGAGAACCCGCACGGATTCCATCCTCGCCACCGGTGCGAAGGCATCTTCGAAGTCAATGCCTTCCTGCTGCACGAATCCGCGCGCCACCAGCCTGGCCTTGTGCCTGGTCACCATCCCCTTCTCGTCCTTCTTGAGCTTGTACACCCACTTGAGGGAGATTGGGCGGTGGCCGACGGGCAGGTGCACTAGCTCCcacgtcttgttcttctccaCGGCTTGGAGCTCTTGCTTCATGGTGGCCTCCCACGCTGGATCGCCATGGCTTCCGCGTATCCGGTCGGCTCGCCAGCATGAgagaggtggagctgggcgaagAGTCGCGGCGCCTGACCTGGAGGGGAGTCGTCGCCGAGGTTGTTCGCCATCGTGCGGTAGCGGAGAGGCTCATCGTCGTAGAACACATCGagcctgtcctcatcatcctccaaAGGCGTGGCGTGCTCAACCTCTGGCGCAGAGGGCGGAATTGGCATCGCCGGCGTGGACTCTGCTTGAGACAGAGGAGTCGCATCCTCTGTTTTAGGGCTTCCCTGCTCCCCTGGAGCTGGAGATGGCGAGTGCGGCGCAGATGAAGCAAAGGACGGGCTTGAAACAGGGGAAGCAGACGTTGGTGTCAGCGCTCCCTCTGTTCCATCCTCCCAGACATGCTCGATGGCGAACTCCTCGTCCGCCGGAACCTGTCTGCCTCCTTCCTTGATCCAATCCCAGCCGCGACTCTCGTCGAAGACAACGTCGCGCGAGACGCGCACACGCTGTGTCGCCGGGTTAAAGATGCGGTACGCCTTGGCGCCGTCGGCGTAGCCGATGAGGATGCCGGGGATGTTGCGATCGTCGAGCTTCTTAAGCTGCGATAGATCCTTGGTGATGGCCACACATCCGAATGTGCGCAGATACCCGACTTCCGGCGCCTTCCCGTGCCACGCTTCATACGGCGTCACGCCCTTCAGCGCCTTGGTGGGTGCTCTGTTCAGCAGATGAACCGCGGTCACCACGGCCTCGCCCCAGAAGCACGCCGGCAACCCGCGTTGCTTCCGCAGAGCCCGCGCCATCGCGACCACCGTTTGATTCCGCCGCTCCACGACTCCATTCTGTTGCGGCGTGTACGGGGCGCTGTAGTGGCACTGGATCCCCTCCTCGGCGCAGTACGCCGTGAACTCGGAGACGGTGAACTCGCGCCCGTTGTCCGTGCGCAGCGTCTGCAGCTTCTTCCCGCTCCTCTTCTCTGCTGCAGCCTGAAGATGCCTGATTGCATCAGCAGCAGCACCCTTGGTCGTTAGCAGAGCCACCCACATGTACCGCGTGGCGTCGTCCGCCAGCAGCAAGAAGTATCGCCTGCCGCCGGGAGTTGCCGGCACGATGGGCCCGCAAGGTCGCCGTGGACGAGTTCCAGCGGATCCTGCGCGCGGTACTGGGCTTCAGATGGGAACGGAGCTCGTCGGTGCTTGGTGATGACGCACGTGTCGCAGAACTGGCCGACGTGGCTGGTCGCCGGCAGCCCGCGCGCCATGTCATCCTTGGACAGCTGACGAAGTGCGTCGAAGTGGAGGTGGCCGTACCGCTCGTGCCAGCGCCAAGCTTCATCATCCTTGCGCGCAGCGAGGCAGAGCGGTGAAGCTGTCTTGATGTGGAGGATGTAGAGCCTATTGGCGCAGCGGCGAACCTTGACAAGGAGCCGCTTGCGCTGATCCAGATCCTTAGGACTCCGTGATCAATCACCACCTTGGACCCTCCCTCATCCAGCTGGCCAAGACTCATGATCGAGTTGCGAAGGGCGGGGATGTAGTACACACCATGAAGCACTCGGTGCTCGCCGTTCTTCGCCTCGAAGATGATGGAGTCGACGCCGTGAATCTCCACCTTTGACTCATCGCCGAACCTCACCGTGCCTCTGGCCGTCGTGTCCAGGTCAGTGAAGAGCTCGCGACATCCAGTCATATGGTGGGTGGCGCCGCTGTCCAGGTACCAGCCGTCGAATTTGTCGCTGACACTGGAGCCGATGTCGAGGAAGGCGCTGGCTTTTGGCTCATG
This window contains:
- the LOC120665938 gene encoding hydroxypyruvate reductase-like, with translation MGDSSVSNGLGPVTRVLFCGPYWPAATNYTREYLQDYPFIQVDEVGLEQVPDVIQNYNLCVVKNRRIDSDIIAKATQMKIIMQYGVGLEGVDVNAATEHKIKVARIPGSTTGNAVSCAEMAIYLTLGVLRKQKEMDTAVNRTDLGVPVGETLFGKTVLVLGFGAIGVEVAKRLRPFGVKVLATKRNWSSDTLPCDVDEMVDKKGGPEDMYDFAGEANIVITCMALNNETAGIVDHKFLSSMKKGSYLINIARGRLLDYNAVFDHLKSGHLAGLGIDVAWMEPFDPEDPILKFPNVIITPHVAGVTEYSYRTMAKSVGDTALQLHSGEPFTGIEFVN